The DNA segment TGGCGGCAATGGCGCTTGCCAAGGAAGCTTTTTGTATCAATCAAAACGGCCTGATAATTTCTTCTGAAAATATCCAGCAGTTGCTTACCCGAAGGCATATCAATCAGGAAATCCGCAGAAAACACCACAAATACACAAAGTTTAAAAAAAGAGAGCCTGAGCAAGACGCAAAATTTGAAAGAAATCTTCGGTATTTAATAGAAAAACTTCTTGCCGAATGAGTATTCTTCTTGCTTTATGATAAAATTAAGTATCACTTTATCACTTGCTTTCCGCCCTTGACTTTATCCATTCAATGAGCAGAAAAACCAAAGAGGACACTATATAACCTCCAAAAAAATACAAAGTAGCATGTAAGAGTATCGGTGGATATGTTTCGTTATATAGGTGCGGAAACATAATTCTTGGAATAATTACGCCTCCCAGAGCTATTCCTGCGCTTGGTCCTATAGCAAATTTCAATGCTCGTTTTAACATTTTTATCACCTTTTCTTAGCTTATCAAGCAGCAGTTGTTTTGCCTTTTCTCGGTCAAGACTTAATTCTTTTTGATTAGTCAGTTTTGTTATTGCGCATACTTCTTTAATAAACATAATTATCACCTCAATACAATCATAAGCTAACACCCAAGGTGATAGTCAAGCTGTTTTATTAATCTTTTAATTTTAACTCCATATATCTTGCTCCTTCAATTGGATTATACACATACGATTCAATATCGTAAAATCCTACTGATATACATTATACAGAGAATGCGTCATAAGATCCTTCGCTTCGCTCAGGATGACAGTGCTTTGCTTTTGTAACTTTTACAATTATGCAACAAGTTATTGAAAATTATATTCTTTGCTGTCGCAGTCTTTGATATTGATGCCTTCAAGGACAAAGTGGAAGGTATCTTCCTTTTGAAAGCTTGGTACACAATAGCAACTGTGTAACGGAAGTCCGTGTAAACCGTGGGGCTGAGGCTTTTCGTCTTCCTTTGATGAAATGAAAATTGAAGTGGGACCGTCAGCTCCGCCAATAATGCCAATAGACGCGCTAGATGCTGGCATAAGTTTATCATCTGTTATCTCAAGCAACTTGTCAATACTGCTTCCAAACTGCAAATTGTCTCCTTGCGGCAAGGCAGGCTCTATTTCATACATTGACTGCAGAATGTAAAGATTACGGTTGCCACTTGCTTCAACGGGAAGTTCTATGAACTCTGCCCCCTGAAAATACAGTATATGCTTTATTCCTGTAATGGGATGATTAAAGCAAAGCTGTTTCTCCTTTTCATCAACTGACATTTCAAAATGTATGTCCAAAGGTATAAATCGTTTAACAGGGTATGTCAGCAGCTTTATTCCGCTTACTTTGTCCATACGTAAAAAGCGCAGCAGCTTTTGAATTTTAGAATCTGCCGGAGGATATGGCACGCAAAAACGTTCACAGGCAAAGCAGGTTACATCCTTTAAAATCGATGAGTATGCCTTTTGCACAAATGTCAATTTTTCATCTTGCCCAATCCATGGTATGCTCATAGCGCTGCTAGACGAATATCCGTCTATTACCTGCTTGCCGTTTATCCATATTTCACTTATTGGTATTGCCTGATAAGGATGCTCCTGTTCTAAA comes from the Tepidanaerobacter acetatoxydans Re1 genome and includes:
- a CDS encoding YaiI/YqxD family protein; translated protein: MKILVDADGCPVVDIAIKTAKSCDLEILVVKNFSHYLADDYATIVTVDQSADSADYYIVNHAAKGDIVITQDYGLAAMALAKEAFCINQNGLIISSENIQQLLTRRHINQEIRRKHHKYTKFKKREPEQDAKFERNLRYLIEKLLAE
- a CDS encoding Na+-transporting methylmalonyl-CoA/oxaloacetate decarboxylase subunit beta; translation: MKVYFTSSLWCKGKGFWGFSQRTNWQFEYKGAKCYIPAVYRFSGGIVFDVITILDEIKLRKFFEKYEDIEATLTPLQRRCLEQEHPYQAIPISEIWINGKQVIDGYSSSSAMSIPWIGQDEKLTFVQKAYSSILKDVTCFACERFCVPYPPADSKIQKLLRFLRMDKVSGIKLLTYPVKRFIPLDIHFEMSVDEKEKQLCFNHPITGIKHILYFQGAEFIELPVEASGNRNLYILQSMYEIEPALPQGDNLQFGSSIDKLLEITDDKLMPASSASIGIIGGADGPTSIFISSKEDEKPQPHGLHGLPLHSCYCVPSFQKEDTFHFVLEGINIKDCDSKEYNFQ